The following nucleotide sequence is from Nitrospirota bacterium.
CTGCTATCCTGTTGCCCAGATTCTTTGGCCCCACAAACCCCGGACTAAGCACTGGTATTACCCTTACAGAGAGAGCATCTTCTGCTTTCTTACAAACAGTTTCCACATCCTCGCCGGTAAGCCCGCTTACGCACGTAACATATACAAAAACGGCAGATGGTTGAAACTCATCCTTACAGAGGCGTATCGCATCATATAGCTTATTTTCAGAACCAAAGACTACGTCCAGCTCTTTCATGTTGGTGCTAAATCCCATACGATGGAAATGCCCCTTAGTTGAGACAGTGCCACGACCCTCCCATGTGTTTGACGTGCATCCAACAGGCCCGTGCACAAGATGTACGGCATCCGCTATGGGCTGAAGAACAATCATAGCGCCATCAAAGGCGCAAGACTCCCCTCCCCTGCTTCTGCACACCTTGTGCCCCTCATCTGCCTGGCACACACCCACTGTGAGTTCATCCACATTTTTGTACACTTTTAACGGCTCCTATCGTATTACGTCAAAATTCATTGTGAACATCGACTTTCTGTCCATTTCATCCAACAGAGTGTTTACAATCCAGGTTGTAAGATTGATAGCTCCCTGATAGCCTATAATTGGGTAGCGGTGAAGGTGATGCCTGTCAAAGAGAGGAAATCCGATGCGAACAAGAGGCGTTTGAGTGTCTCTCCACAGGAATTTGGCATACGAATTGCCAATAAGTAAATCAACAGGTTCCGTAAAAAGCAGAGACCTCAGGTGCCACATGTCTTTTCCAACATAAATTTTAGCATCCTTTCCGTTAGGACTTTTACTAAGCAAAAGTTCTGCGTCTTTAGCAAACGTTTCATCTCCATTTGTACAGAGGATATGAACAGGGCGTCCTCCCATTTCAAGGATAAAAGACATAAGCCCCATTAGCAGATCAGGGTCGCCAAAAAGTGCAAACCTCTTACCGTGCACATAAGGATGGGAATCTATCATAGCGTCAACCGCCCGTCCCCGTTCGTTTTCAATCTCGGAGGAAACGGCCTTGCCGGTTACGGCTGTAATAAGGTCAAGAAACTCGTCGGTATTTTCTATGCCTATTGGTACAGGGGCAAGCTTAAAATCTTTTCCCCAGACATTTTTAATAAATTCGCCGGTCTTTATAGTTGAATACTTTTGTATGGCAACCGTAGAGAGCGCATTGACGGAGTCTTTAAGAGCGCTCAAAGGTGTACCCCCCGGAAAAAGCCGGTACCTGCCGGTATTGGGGGAATCCAATACATCGCTTATGTCAGAGAGTACTGTTGTTTTAACGCCCATTGAATTCATAAGACGTTTGATTTCCAAATAATTGCCGGTATAGGTATCAAACCCGGGAATTATATTTATCGAATCTGTAGTGGCACTTTTCACAGCCCCCGCAACTCCGCTTAAAATCCCCTTCATCATATTGTCGTAGCCCGTAATGTGTGAGCCGACAAAACTCGGAGTGTGGGCAAATGGAATTGCCAGGCTTTGCGGTACAATGCCTTTTTCCACAGCGCTTTTAATAAAAGAATTAAGGTCATCCCCTATTACCTCTGCCATACAGGTAGTAGATACCGCTATCATATCGGGTTTATACAGGGTGTAAGCGTTTTCAAGCCCCTCCAGCATGTTGCTGACTCCGCCAAACACAGCTGAGTCCTCAGTCATGGAGGATGACACTGCCGCCACAGGCTCCTTAAAGTGTCTGCTAAGGTGGCTTCTGAAATACGCAACACAGCCCTGAGAGCCCTGCACAAAGTTTAAAGTATTTTCAAATCCTAAAGCACAGAGCATAGCGCCAAGAGGCTGACAGGCCTTTGCAGGGTTTATAACCAAAGCCTCTCTTTTGAAGTTCTTTTCCCTGTACTCATCGCCTGCGCTCCACAGCGCAGTTTTTTGTACCTCCTCTTCCGGGCACGGATTTTCAAATTCCCGTTTTCCCTTGAACTGTTTTATATAAGTCTCGTCAGTAAAAAGCTCGTTATGGTCTTTAACAATCATTTTTTCCTCCGTATGAGTTTCCACGTTGGACTGTTTACGGTCATATCCATATCTCTGGCAAATACTGCAAAACCGTCAAACCCGTGATACGGTCCCGAATAGTCCCACGAGTGCATCTGCCGAAATGGAACTCCCATCTTGTGATACGCATATTTTTCCTTAATCCCTGACCCCACAAGGTCAGGCTTTAGCCTTTTAGCAAATTCCTCAAACTCGTACGGTGTTACATCGTCATAGATAAGAGTGCCCTCTTTAAGCTCTGGGTATGTTCTTTTATAGTCGTCGTTGTGGCCAAACTCA
It contains:
- the nifK gene encoding nitrogenase molybdenum-iron protein subunit beta; protein product: MIVKDHNELFTDETYIKQFKGKREFENPCPEEEVQKTALWSAGDEYREKNFKREALVINPAKACQPLGAMLCALGFENTLNFVQGSQGCVAYFRSHLSRHFKEPVAAVSSSMTEDSAVFGGVSNMLEGLENAYTLYKPDMIAVSTTCMAEVIGDDLNSFIKSAVEKGIVPQSLAIPFAHTPSFVGSHITGYDNMMKGILSGVAGAVKSATTDSINIIPGFDTYTGNYLEIKRLMNSMGVKTTVLSDISDVLDSPNTGRYRLFPGGTPLSALKDSVNALSTVAIQKYSTIKTGEFIKNVWGKDFKLAPVPIGIENTDEFLDLITAVTGKAVSSEIENERGRAVDAMIDSHPYVHGKRFALFGDPDLLMGLMSFILEMGGRPVHILCTNGDETFAKDAELLLSKSPNGKDAKIYVGKDMWHLRSLLFTEPVDLLIGNSYAKFLWRDTQTPLVRIGFPLFDRHHLHRYPIIGYQGAINLTTWIVNTLLDEMDRKSMFTMNFDVIR